From a single Solanum dulcamara chromosome 4, daSolDulc1.2, whole genome shotgun sequence genomic region:
- the LOC129886956 gene encoding telomerase reverse transcriptase isoform X2 codes for MKRRRVPEILWRLFGNRARTLGDTILSLIPLKTSANCQCKGRRCLGCVGENASMSFLLRENDPDDYRKLLNQCFIVVSDQAPPLRSYDPHCRWPHLELVRRTIEMTISEQCSSSNVISFDYDKMRRFSDIVEVLTSPSWSLLLKRIGDVLMVYLLKNTSIFLRLPRNKHHQVAGVPISDLCLKSHLHICATNYKPSLLHPESWKKRSVDEVYSSARKEMGIRKKREMEKLSTKTTVSAEANSACCEVLPCREGQCHSNRHTASCGKRKRQYKWQRQRKHSQLKAQGTHSLIPCMSSNTKDEWLGDLKCEVEKTNACCSCCLVFEPLSEVKKEILINRRTMFYKLDSCSSVFPSKHILNSLKPNSSGANKLFKEIFGSLGVNVTTEAAPCVHSSNCNLIASSCLYHSIIKLLKSLIRKAHQCQHLRLLEKHCSAPSLDQGTKNIAATTLEGNKSEASILANDCPESGLPCYDFKSESCNTTSESQSSLVEPTKCYCLKKQVVSFVWATCRSIVPIDLLGTPSNWRILTNNIYNLVKLRRFEKFMSKQCMRKVKLSSYPLLSDKYSFLLKHKLLERWIFWLFSSFVVPLVQANFYVTEAEHQKQDILYYRKQTWENLISKAVTCLRDQGYKELTAASVRKITRTRSFGFSKVRLVPKKRGVRMLANLKASLKLPMNHPLRPRGRRKVGAGKNVKCHNYKSVNEVLKDLHLVLKHIVAKEPERLGSSVFDYNDVYKRLLPFLSNLKSGFSVEPGVFIVVSDVERAFDSVDQDKLLSVLDDLNLEDEYIFSKVVQVVCTKKSLRIPQNWTLGSKENIPGPANVWSCLPTHLLRGILVKQQVKGRKVRKEQLQNDLKEHIKRNVLQLGIKFFLQSVGIPQGSVLSTLVCSLYYGHLENSVIFPFLEKTCTRAPGFPSEERFLDDTTARYNHLVACKPKYLLLRLIDDFLFISTSKEQASKFFSRLQRGFRAYNCNMNEQKFGTNFQMNIIPGLGSDRLYVVEDGTSFLRWSGLFINCSTLEILADYTRYLNSPLSSALTVGWLNKPGRNLKARLCSYLRPKCHPIFYDSNINSAVVVRLNIYQAFLLCAMKFHCYIYDLSWLYRFSTKFYADALGKSLRYMKRLIKKRMYSFKTGSDFRPILEVGKGEIEWLGLTAYKQVLKRKQSRYKELLHVIEAKLKALGNLVESTASVLQQATDIKRSSILWKIKY; via the exons ATGAAGAGACGGAGAGTTCCAGAGATTCTATGGAGGTTGTTTGGCAACCGTGCACGTACTCTAGGAGATACAATCTTATCTCTAATTCCTCTAAAAACATCGGCGAATTGCCAATGCAAGGGTCGCCGGTGCCTCGGATGCGTTGGAGAAAATGCCTCCATGTCGTTTCTTCTTAGGGAAAACGATCCAGATGATTATCGGAAGCTTCTTAACCAGTGCTTCATTGTCGTCTCCGATCAAGCGCCTCCTCTTCGCAGCTATGATCCTCACTGCCGCTGGCCACATCTTGAG CTTGTTAGAAGGACAATTGAAATGACAATAAGTGAGCAGTGCAGCAGCTCTAACGTTATAAGTTTTGATTATGATAAG ATGAGACGCTTTAGTGACATAGTAGAGGTTCTGACATCACCATCATGGAGCCTTCTCCTTAAAAGG ATTGGGGATGTTCTCATGGTTTATTTACTAAAGAACACCTCAATATTTTTGCGGCTCCCTCGAAACAAACATCATCAGGTGGCAGGAGTTCCGATCAGTGACTTGTGCCTAAAATCTCACCTGCACATATGTGCCACTAACTATAAGCCTTCACTACTTCATCCTG AATCTTGGAAAAAGAGAAGTGTAGACGAAGTATACTCATCAGCGAGGAAAGAAATGGGCATTAG GAAAAAACGTGAGATGGAGAAATTATCTACAAAAACTACAGTATCTGCTGAAGCTAATTCCGCTTGCTGTGAAGTGCTTCCATGTAGAGAAGGACAGTGTCACTCGAACAGACATACTGCATCATGTGGAAAGCGTAAAAGACAATATAAATGGCAGCGTCAAAGGAAGCATAGCCAGTTGAAGGCTCAAGGAACACATTCCTTAATCCCTTGTATGAGTTCCAACACTAAGGACGAGTGGTTGGGAGATCTGAAGTGTGAAGTTGAAAAG ACAAATGCTTGCTGCTCTTGTTGTTTGGTCTTTGAACCTCTGTCAGAGGTCAAAAAGGAAATTCTAATCAACAGGCGAACCATGTTCTACAAGTTGGATAGTTGTTCGTCAGTATTCCCATCCAAGC ACATCCTGAATTCCTTGAAGCCAAACTCTTCTGGAGCAAATAAACTCTTCAAGGAAATTTTTGGATCCCTTGGTGTTAATGTCACTACTGAGGCAGCTCCTTGCGTGCATAGCAGCAACTGTAATCTCATCGCATCCTCGTGTCT ATACCATTCAATTATTAAGTTGCTGAAATCTCTCATCCGCAAAGCTCACCAGTGCCAACACTTAAGGCTGTTGGAAAAACACTGTTCTGCTCCATCATTGGACCAAGGCACCAAAAATATTGCTGCAACTACCTTGGAG GGAAACAAATCTGAGGCAAGTATACTTGCAAATGATTGTCCGGAAAGTGGATTGCCATGCTATGACTTCAAGTCTGAAAGTTGCAATACAACTTCAGAATCACAATCCTCTCTTGTGGAGCCAACCAAGTGTTATTGTCTGAAGAAGCAAGTTGTATCATTTGTTTGGGCTACTTGTCGAAGTATAGTGCCCATAGATTTGCTGGGGACTCCTTCTAATTGGAGAATTCTAACGAATAATATTTACAATCTTGTTAAGCTACGAAGGTTTGAGAAATTCATGTCCAAGCAGTGCATGAGGAAAGTTAAACTATCTAGTTATCCTCTACTATCAGATAAGTACTCCTTTTTATTGAAACATAAATTACTTGAACGCTGGATATTTtggttgttttcttcttttgttgtgCCACTGGTTCAAGCCAACTTTTATGTAACTGAAGCTGAGCATCAGAAAcaagatatattatattatcgcAAGCAGACCTGGGAGAATCTTATTTCCAAAGCTGTGACTTGCTTAAGGGATCAAGGTTATAAAGAATTAACTGCTGCATCTGTCAGGAAAATAACAAGGACTAGGTCATTTGGCTTCTCAAAAGTTCGACTAGTTCCAAAAAAAAGGGGGGTAAGAATGCTTGCAAATCTTAAAGCATCCCTAAAGTTGCCTATGAATCATCCTCTGCGACCCAGAGGTCGGAGAAAAGTAGGCGCTGGTAAAAATGTCAAATGTCACAATTACAAGTCTGTTAATGAAGTCCTCAAAGATTTGCATTTAGTGCTCAAACATATAGTAGCAAAAGAACCAGAGAGGTTGGGTTCATCTGTATTTGACTACAACGATGTGTATAAAAGGCTTCTCCCTTTCTTATCAAATCTGAAGAGTGGTTTTTCTGTTGAACCTGGAGTATTCATCGTTGTATCAGATGTTGAAAGAGCTTTTGACTCTGTAGACCAAGATAAGCTACTAAGCGTGTTGGATGATCTCAATTTGGAGGATGAATATATTTTCAGCAAAGTTGTTCAAGTTGTGTGCACTAAGAAGTCACTGCGGATTCCACAAAACTGGACATTAGGGAGTAAAGAGAATATCCCTGGTCCTGCCAATGTCTGGTCTTGTCTTCCCACTCACTTGTTGCGTGGCATTCTTGTAAAGCAACAG GTGAAAGGCAGAAAAGTAAGAAAAGAACAGCTTCAAAATGATTTGAAGGAGCACATAAAGCGCAATGTGCTGCAGTTAGGTATCAAGTTTTTCTTGCAATCTGTTGGTATACCTCAAGGAAGTGTTTTGTCCACTCTGGTCTGCTCGTTGTATTACGGGCATCTTGAGAACTCAGTAATATTTCCATTTCTCGAGAAAACTTGTACACGTGCCCCTGGATTTCCTTCTGAGGAACGTTTCCTTGATGATACAACTGCAAGATATAATCATCTAGTGGCGTGTAAACCTAAGTATCTATTGCTTAGGCTTATTGATGACTTTCTTTTCATCTCAACCTCAAAGGAACAGGCTTCTAAGTTCTTCTCCCGGTTGCAGAGAGGGTTTCGTGCCTATAACTGCAACATGAATGAACAAAAATTTGGAACGAACTTTCAGATGAATATTATTCCAGGTTTGGGATCGGATAGATTATATGTGGTTGAAGATGGAACCTCATTTCTTCGATGGAGTGGACTATTTATCAACTGCTCAACCTTGGAAATTCTGGCAGATTACACGAG GTACTTGAATTCCCCGCTAAGTTCAGCCCTCACTGTTGGCTGGCTAAATAAACCAGGACGTAACTTGAAGGCTAGGTTGTGCAGTTACCTTAGGCCAAAATGCCATCCTATATTCTATGATTCTAACATAAACTCAGCAGTTGTGGTCAGACTCAACATTTATCAAGCTTTTCTTCTCTGTGCCATGAAGTTTCACTGCTACATCTATGATTTATCATGGTTGTATAGATTCAGCACCAAATTTTATGCAGATGCTCTGGGAAAATCATTGAG GTATATGAAAAGGCTCATCAAGAAGAGGATGTATTCCTTCAAAACTGGTTCAGATTTTCGTCCAATTCTTGAAGTGGGGAAAGGGGAAATCGAATGGCTTGGATTAACTGCTTATAAACAAGTGTTGAAGAGAAAACAGTCAAGGTATAAGGAGTTGTTACATGTAATAGAGGCTAAGCTCAAAGCACTTGGTAACCTAGTAGAAAGTACAGCCTCAGTATTGCAACAAGCCACAGATATTAAGCGTTCCTCCATACTATGGAAGATTAAGTATTGA
- the LOC129886956 gene encoding telomerase reverse transcriptase isoform X3, whose product MTISEQCSSSNVISFDYDKMRRFSDIVEVLTSPSWSLLLKRIGDVLMVYLLKNTSIFLRLPRNKHHQVAGVPISDLCLKSHLHICATNYKPSLLHPESWKKRSVDEVYSSARKEMGIRKKREMEKLSTKTTVSAEANSACCEVLPCREGQCHSNRHTASCGKRKRQYKWQRQRKHSQLKAQGTHSLIPCMSSNTKDEWLGDLKCEVEKTNACCSCCLVFEPLSEVKKEILINRRTMFYKLDSCSSVFPSKHILNSLKPNSSGANKLFKEIFGSLGVNVTTEAAPCVHSSNCNLIASSCLYHSIIKLLKSLIRKAHQCQHLRLLEKHCSAPSLDQGTKNIAATTLEGNKSEASILANDCPESGLPCYDFKSESCNTTSESQSSLVEPTKCYCLKKQVVSFVWATCRSIVPIDLLGTPSNWRILTNNIYNLVKLRRFEKFMSKQCMRKVKLSSYPLLSDKYSFLLKHKLLERWIFWLFSSFVVPLVQANFYVTEAEHQKQDILYYRKQTWENLISKAVTCLRDQGYKELTAASVRKITRTRSFGFSKVRLVPKKRGVRMLANLKASLKLPMNHPLRPRGRRKVGAGKNVKCHNYKSVNEVLKDLHLVLKHIVAKEPERLGSSVFDYNDVYKRLLPFLSNLKSGFSVEPGVFIVVSDVERAFDSVDQDKLLSVLDDLNLEDEYIFSKVVQVVCTKKSLRIPQNWTLGSKENIPGPANVWSCLPTHLLRGILVKQQVKGRKVRKEQLQNDLKEHIKRNVLQLGIKFFLQSVGIPQGSVLSTLVCSLYYGHLENSVIFPFLEKTCTRAPGFPSEERFLDDTTARYNHLVACKPKYLLLRLIDDFLFISTSKEQASKFFSRLQRGFRAYNCNMNEQKFGTNFQMNIIPGLGSDRLYVVEDGTSFLRWSGLFINCSTLEILADYTRGRPCCKSGKDPCTFTECPLSTGKIALACCARHFWLSRWSNWYLNSPLSSALTVGWLNKPGRNLKARLCSYLRPKCHPIFYDSNINSAVVVRLNIYQAFLLCAMKFHCYIYDLSWLYRFSTKFYADALGKSLRYMKRLIKKRMYSFKTGSDFRPILEVGKGEIEWLGLTAYKQVLKRKQSRYKELLHVIEAKLKALGNLVESTASVLQQATDIKRSSILWKIKY is encoded by the exons ATGACAATAAGTGAGCAGTGCAGCAGCTCTAACGTTATAAGTTTTGATTATGATAAG ATGAGACGCTTTAGTGACATAGTAGAGGTTCTGACATCACCATCATGGAGCCTTCTCCTTAAAAGG ATTGGGGATGTTCTCATGGTTTATTTACTAAAGAACACCTCAATATTTTTGCGGCTCCCTCGAAACAAACATCATCAGGTGGCAGGAGTTCCGATCAGTGACTTGTGCCTAAAATCTCACCTGCACATATGTGCCACTAACTATAAGCCTTCACTACTTCATCCTG AATCTTGGAAAAAGAGAAGTGTAGACGAAGTATACTCATCAGCGAGGAAAGAAATGGGCATTAG GAAAAAACGTGAGATGGAGAAATTATCTACAAAAACTACAGTATCTGCTGAAGCTAATTCCGCTTGCTGTGAAGTGCTTCCATGTAGAGAAGGACAGTGTCACTCGAACAGACATACTGCATCATGTGGAAAGCGTAAAAGACAATATAAATGGCAGCGTCAAAGGAAGCATAGCCAGTTGAAGGCTCAAGGAACACATTCCTTAATCCCTTGTATGAGTTCCAACACTAAGGACGAGTGGTTGGGAGATCTGAAGTGTGAAGTTGAAAAG ACAAATGCTTGCTGCTCTTGTTGTTTGGTCTTTGAACCTCTGTCAGAGGTCAAAAAGGAAATTCTAATCAACAGGCGAACCATGTTCTACAAGTTGGATAGTTGTTCGTCAGTATTCCCATCCAAGC ACATCCTGAATTCCTTGAAGCCAAACTCTTCTGGAGCAAATAAACTCTTCAAGGAAATTTTTGGATCCCTTGGTGTTAATGTCACTACTGAGGCAGCTCCTTGCGTGCATAGCAGCAACTGTAATCTCATCGCATCCTCGTGTCT ATACCATTCAATTATTAAGTTGCTGAAATCTCTCATCCGCAAAGCTCACCAGTGCCAACACTTAAGGCTGTTGGAAAAACACTGTTCTGCTCCATCATTGGACCAAGGCACCAAAAATATTGCTGCAACTACCTTGGAG GGAAACAAATCTGAGGCAAGTATACTTGCAAATGATTGTCCGGAAAGTGGATTGCCATGCTATGACTTCAAGTCTGAAAGTTGCAATACAACTTCAGAATCACAATCCTCTCTTGTGGAGCCAACCAAGTGTTATTGTCTGAAGAAGCAAGTTGTATCATTTGTTTGGGCTACTTGTCGAAGTATAGTGCCCATAGATTTGCTGGGGACTCCTTCTAATTGGAGAATTCTAACGAATAATATTTACAATCTTGTTAAGCTACGAAGGTTTGAGAAATTCATGTCCAAGCAGTGCATGAGGAAAGTTAAACTATCTAGTTATCCTCTACTATCAGATAAGTACTCCTTTTTATTGAAACATAAATTACTTGAACGCTGGATATTTtggttgttttcttcttttgttgtgCCACTGGTTCAAGCCAACTTTTATGTAACTGAAGCTGAGCATCAGAAAcaagatatattatattatcgcAAGCAGACCTGGGAGAATCTTATTTCCAAAGCTGTGACTTGCTTAAGGGATCAAGGTTATAAAGAATTAACTGCTGCATCTGTCAGGAAAATAACAAGGACTAGGTCATTTGGCTTCTCAAAAGTTCGACTAGTTCCAAAAAAAAGGGGGGTAAGAATGCTTGCAAATCTTAAAGCATCCCTAAAGTTGCCTATGAATCATCCTCTGCGACCCAGAGGTCGGAGAAAAGTAGGCGCTGGTAAAAATGTCAAATGTCACAATTACAAGTCTGTTAATGAAGTCCTCAAAGATTTGCATTTAGTGCTCAAACATATAGTAGCAAAAGAACCAGAGAGGTTGGGTTCATCTGTATTTGACTACAACGATGTGTATAAAAGGCTTCTCCCTTTCTTATCAAATCTGAAGAGTGGTTTTTCTGTTGAACCTGGAGTATTCATCGTTGTATCAGATGTTGAAAGAGCTTTTGACTCTGTAGACCAAGATAAGCTACTAAGCGTGTTGGATGATCTCAATTTGGAGGATGAATATATTTTCAGCAAAGTTGTTCAAGTTGTGTGCACTAAGAAGTCACTGCGGATTCCACAAAACTGGACATTAGGGAGTAAAGAGAATATCCCTGGTCCTGCCAATGTCTGGTCTTGTCTTCCCACTCACTTGTTGCGTGGCATTCTTGTAAAGCAACAG GTGAAAGGCAGAAAAGTAAGAAAAGAACAGCTTCAAAATGATTTGAAGGAGCACATAAAGCGCAATGTGCTGCAGTTAGGTATCAAGTTTTTCTTGCAATCTGTTGGTATACCTCAAGGAAGTGTTTTGTCCACTCTGGTCTGCTCGTTGTATTACGGGCATCTTGAGAACTCAGTAATATTTCCATTTCTCGAGAAAACTTGTACACGTGCCCCTGGATTTCCTTCTGAGGAACGTTTCCTTGATGATACAACTGCAAGATATAATCATCTAGTGGCGTGTAAACCTAAGTATCTATTGCTTAGGCTTATTGATGACTTTCTTTTCATCTCAACCTCAAAGGAACAGGCTTCTAAGTTCTTCTCCCGGTTGCAGAGAGGGTTTCGTGCCTATAACTGCAACATGAATGAACAAAAATTTGGAACGAACTTTCAGATGAATATTATTCCAGGTTTGGGATCGGATAGATTATATGTGGTTGAAGATGGAACCTCATTTCTTCGATGGAGTGGACTATTTATCAACTGCTCAACCTTGGAAATTCTGGCAGATTACACGAG AGGTCGGCCTTGCTGTAAATCTGGGAAAGATCCATGTACATTTACTGAGTGTCCACTTTCCACAGGAAAGATTGCCTTGGCTTGTTGTGCAAGGCATTTCTGGCTTTCAAGATGGTCTAATTG GTACTTGAATTCCCCGCTAAGTTCAGCCCTCACTGTTGGCTGGCTAAATAAACCAGGACGTAACTTGAAGGCTAGGTTGTGCAGTTACCTTAGGCCAAAATGCCATCCTATATTCTATGATTCTAACATAAACTCAGCAGTTGTGGTCAGACTCAACATTTATCAAGCTTTTCTTCTCTGTGCCATGAAGTTTCACTGCTACATCTATGATTTATCATGGTTGTATAGATTCAGCACCAAATTTTATGCAGATGCTCTGGGAAAATCATTGAG GTATATGAAAAGGCTCATCAAGAAGAGGATGTATTCCTTCAAAACTGGTTCAGATTTTCGTCCAATTCTTGAAGTGGGGAAAGGGGAAATCGAATGGCTTGGATTAACTGCTTATAAACAAGTGTTGAAGAGAAAACAGTCAAGGTATAAGGAGTTGTTACATGTAATAGAGGCTAAGCTCAAAGCACTTGGTAACCTAGTAGAAAGTACAGCCTCAGTATTGCAACAAGCCACAGATATTAAGCGTTCCTCCATACTATGGAAGATTAAGTATTGA
- the LOC129886956 gene encoding telomerase reverse transcriptase isoform X1, with amino-acid sequence MKRRRVPEILWRLFGNRARTLGDTILSLIPLKTSANCQCKGRRCLGCVGENASMSFLLRENDPDDYRKLLNQCFIVVSDQAPPLRSYDPHCRWPHLELVRRTIEMTISEQCSSSNVISFDYDKMRRFSDIVEVLTSPSWSLLLKRIGDVLMVYLLKNTSIFLRLPRNKHHQVAGVPISDLCLKSHLHICATNYKPSLLHPESWKKRSVDEVYSSARKEMGIRKKREMEKLSTKTTVSAEANSACCEVLPCREGQCHSNRHTASCGKRKRQYKWQRQRKHSQLKAQGTHSLIPCMSSNTKDEWLGDLKCEVEKTNACCSCCLVFEPLSEVKKEILINRRTMFYKLDSCSSVFPSKHILNSLKPNSSGANKLFKEIFGSLGVNVTTEAAPCVHSSNCNLIASSCLYHSIIKLLKSLIRKAHQCQHLRLLEKHCSAPSLDQGTKNIAATTLEGNKSEASILANDCPESGLPCYDFKSESCNTTSESQSSLVEPTKCYCLKKQVVSFVWATCRSIVPIDLLGTPSNWRILTNNIYNLVKLRRFEKFMSKQCMRKVKLSSYPLLSDKYSFLLKHKLLERWIFWLFSSFVVPLVQANFYVTEAEHQKQDILYYRKQTWENLISKAVTCLRDQGYKELTAASVRKITRTRSFGFSKVRLVPKKRGVRMLANLKASLKLPMNHPLRPRGRRKVGAGKNVKCHNYKSVNEVLKDLHLVLKHIVAKEPERLGSSVFDYNDVYKRLLPFLSNLKSGFSVEPGVFIVVSDVERAFDSVDQDKLLSVLDDLNLEDEYIFSKVVQVVCTKKSLRIPQNWTLGSKENIPGPANVWSCLPTHLLRGILVKQQVKGRKVRKEQLQNDLKEHIKRNVLQLGIKFFLQSVGIPQGSVLSTLVCSLYYGHLENSVIFPFLEKTCTRAPGFPSEERFLDDTTARYNHLVACKPKYLLLRLIDDFLFISTSKEQASKFFSRLQRGFRAYNCNMNEQKFGTNFQMNIIPGLGSDRLYVVEDGTSFLRWSGLFINCSTLEILADYTRGRPCCKSGKDPCTFTECPLSTGKIALACCARHFWLSRWSNWYLNSPLSSALTVGWLNKPGRNLKARLCSYLRPKCHPIFYDSNINSAVVVRLNIYQAFLLCAMKFHCYIYDLSWLYRFSTKFYADALGKSLRYMKRLIKKRMYSFKTGSDFRPILEVGKGEIEWLGLTAYKQVLKRKQSRYKELLHVIEAKLKALGNLVESTASVLQQATDIKRSSILWKIKY; translated from the exons ATGAAGAGACGGAGAGTTCCAGAGATTCTATGGAGGTTGTTTGGCAACCGTGCACGTACTCTAGGAGATACAATCTTATCTCTAATTCCTCTAAAAACATCGGCGAATTGCCAATGCAAGGGTCGCCGGTGCCTCGGATGCGTTGGAGAAAATGCCTCCATGTCGTTTCTTCTTAGGGAAAACGATCCAGATGATTATCGGAAGCTTCTTAACCAGTGCTTCATTGTCGTCTCCGATCAAGCGCCTCCTCTTCGCAGCTATGATCCTCACTGCCGCTGGCCACATCTTGAG CTTGTTAGAAGGACAATTGAAATGACAATAAGTGAGCAGTGCAGCAGCTCTAACGTTATAAGTTTTGATTATGATAAG ATGAGACGCTTTAGTGACATAGTAGAGGTTCTGACATCACCATCATGGAGCCTTCTCCTTAAAAGG ATTGGGGATGTTCTCATGGTTTATTTACTAAAGAACACCTCAATATTTTTGCGGCTCCCTCGAAACAAACATCATCAGGTGGCAGGAGTTCCGATCAGTGACTTGTGCCTAAAATCTCACCTGCACATATGTGCCACTAACTATAAGCCTTCACTACTTCATCCTG AATCTTGGAAAAAGAGAAGTGTAGACGAAGTATACTCATCAGCGAGGAAAGAAATGGGCATTAG GAAAAAACGTGAGATGGAGAAATTATCTACAAAAACTACAGTATCTGCTGAAGCTAATTCCGCTTGCTGTGAAGTGCTTCCATGTAGAGAAGGACAGTGTCACTCGAACAGACATACTGCATCATGTGGAAAGCGTAAAAGACAATATAAATGGCAGCGTCAAAGGAAGCATAGCCAGTTGAAGGCTCAAGGAACACATTCCTTAATCCCTTGTATGAGTTCCAACACTAAGGACGAGTGGTTGGGAGATCTGAAGTGTGAAGTTGAAAAG ACAAATGCTTGCTGCTCTTGTTGTTTGGTCTTTGAACCTCTGTCAGAGGTCAAAAAGGAAATTCTAATCAACAGGCGAACCATGTTCTACAAGTTGGATAGTTGTTCGTCAGTATTCCCATCCAAGC ACATCCTGAATTCCTTGAAGCCAAACTCTTCTGGAGCAAATAAACTCTTCAAGGAAATTTTTGGATCCCTTGGTGTTAATGTCACTACTGAGGCAGCTCCTTGCGTGCATAGCAGCAACTGTAATCTCATCGCATCCTCGTGTCT ATACCATTCAATTATTAAGTTGCTGAAATCTCTCATCCGCAAAGCTCACCAGTGCCAACACTTAAGGCTGTTGGAAAAACACTGTTCTGCTCCATCATTGGACCAAGGCACCAAAAATATTGCTGCAACTACCTTGGAG GGAAACAAATCTGAGGCAAGTATACTTGCAAATGATTGTCCGGAAAGTGGATTGCCATGCTATGACTTCAAGTCTGAAAGTTGCAATACAACTTCAGAATCACAATCCTCTCTTGTGGAGCCAACCAAGTGTTATTGTCTGAAGAAGCAAGTTGTATCATTTGTTTGGGCTACTTGTCGAAGTATAGTGCCCATAGATTTGCTGGGGACTCCTTCTAATTGGAGAATTCTAACGAATAATATTTACAATCTTGTTAAGCTACGAAGGTTTGAGAAATTCATGTCCAAGCAGTGCATGAGGAAAGTTAAACTATCTAGTTATCCTCTACTATCAGATAAGTACTCCTTTTTATTGAAACATAAATTACTTGAACGCTGGATATTTtggttgttttcttcttttgttgtgCCACTGGTTCAAGCCAACTTTTATGTAACTGAAGCTGAGCATCAGAAAcaagatatattatattatcgcAAGCAGACCTGGGAGAATCTTATTTCCAAAGCTGTGACTTGCTTAAGGGATCAAGGTTATAAAGAATTAACTGCTGCATCTGTCAGGAAAATAACAAGGACTAGGTCATTTGGCTTCTCAAAAGTTCGACTAGTTCCAAAAAAAAGGGGGGTAAGAATGCTTGCAAATCTTAAAGCATCCCTAAAGTTGCCTATGAATCATCCTCTGCGACCCAGAGGTCGGAGAAAAGTAGGCGCTGGTAAAAATGTCAAATGTCACAATTACAAGTCTGTTAATGAAGTCCTCAAAGATTTGCATTTAGTGCTCAAACATATAGTAGCAAAAGAACCAGAGAGGTTGGGTTCATCTGTATTTGACTACAACGATGTGTATAAAAGGCTTCTCCCTTTCTTATCAAATCTGAAGAGTGGTTTTTCTGTTGAACCTGGAGTATTCATCGTTGTATCAGATGTTGAAAGAGCTTTTGACTCTGTAGACCAAGATAAGCTACTAAGCGTGTTGGATGATCTCAATTTGGAGGATGAATATATTTTCAGCAAAGTTGTTCAAGTTGTGTGCACTAAGAAGTCACTGCGGATTCCACAAAACTGGACATTAGGGAGTAAAGAGAATATCCCTGGTCCTGCCAATGTCTGGTCTTGTCTTCCCACTCACTTGTTGCGTGGCATTCTTGTAAAGCAACAG GTGAAAGGCAGAAAAGTAAGAAAAGAACAGCTTCAAAATGATTTGAAGGAGCACATAAAGCGCAATGTGCTGCAGTTAGGTATCAAGTTTTTCTTGCAATCTGTTGGTATACCTCAAGGAAGTGTTTTGTCCACTCTGGTCTGCTCGTTGTATTACGGGCATCTTGAGAACTCAGTAATATTTCCATTTCTCGAGAAAACTTGTACACGTGCCCCTGGATTTCCTTCTGAGGAACGTTTCCTTGATGATACAACTGCAAGATATAATCATCTAGTGGCGTGTAAACCTAAGTATCTATTGCTTAGGCTTATTGATGACTTTCTTTTCATCTCAACCTCAAAGGAACAGGCTTCTAAGTTCTTCTCCCGGTTGCAGAGAGGGTTTCGTGCCTATAACTGCAACATGAATGAACAAAAATTTGGAACGAACTTTCAGATGAATATTATTCCAGGTTTGGGATCGGATAGATTATATGTGGTTGAAGATGGAACCTCATTTCTTCGATGGAGTGGACTATTTATCAACTGCTCAACCTTGGAAATTCTGGCAGATTACACGAG AGGTCGGCCTTGCTGTAAATCTGGGAAAGATCCATGTACATTTACTGAGTGTCCACTTTCCACAGGAAAGATTGCCTTGGCTTGTTGTGCAAGGCATTTCTGGCTTTCAAGATGGTCTAATTG GTACTTGAATTCCCCGCTAAGTTCAGCCCTCACTGTTGGCTGGCTAAATAAACCAGGACGTAACTTGAAGGCTAGGTTGTGCAGTTACCTTAGGCCAAAATGCCATCCTATATTCTATGATTCTAACATAAACTCAGCAGTTGTGGTCAGACTCAACATTTATCAAGCTTTTCTTCTCTGTGCCATGAAGTTTCACTGCTACATCTATGATTTATCATGGTTGTATAGATTCAGCACCAAATTTTATGCAGATGCTCTGGGAAAATCATTGAG GTATATGAAAAGGCTCATCAAGAAGAGGATGTATTCCTTCAAAACTGGTTCAGATTTTCGTCCAATTCTTGAAGTGGGGAAAGGGGAAATCGAATGGCTTGGATTAACTGCTTATAAACAAGTGTTGAAGAGAAAACAGTCAAGGTATAAGGAGTTGTTACATGTAATAGAGGCTAAGCTCAAAGCACTTGGTAACCTAGTAGAAAGTACAGCCTCAGTATTGCAACAAGCCACAGATATTAAGCGTTCCTCCATACTATGGAAGATTAAGTATTGA